From one Trifolium pratense cultivar HEN17-A07 linkage group LG1, ARS_RC_1.1, whole genome shotgun sequence genomic stretch:
- the LOC123914690 gene encoding molybdate transporter 1-like has translation MAYQNHNPSIQTSDVEAPEITPTNHSQETKSFTAKYAVHKVKQNLIFRSKWAEINGAMGDLGTYIPIVLALTLAKDLNLGTTLIFNGIYNIITGVIYGIPMPVQPMKSIAAQALSDKDFGIPEIMTAGILTGGTLFILGITGLMQLVYKIIPLSVVRGIQLAQGLSFALTAVKYVRKVQDLPKSKSLGQRPWFGLDGLVLAIVCACFIVIVNGAGEKNRGCCGDPQSDNLDGQTQKSDNESGRKSKMNRLRKIVFSLPSALLVFVLGIVLVFIRKHEVIHEIKFGPSSIEVVKFTKHAWKKGFIKGAIPQLPLSVLNSVIAVCKLSTDLFPEKEFSVTSISVTVGLMNLVGSWFGAMPTCHGAGGLAGQYKFGGRSGGCVALLGVAKLVLGLVLGTSLAHILKMFPVGILGVLLLFAGIELAMCARDMNSKEDSFVALICTAVSLVGSSAALGFLVGMIVYVILKLRNWTSDKSLSCIWNQKSPN, from the exons ATTCACAAGAAACTAAAAGTTTCACAGCAAAATATGCAGTTCACAAAGTGAAACAAAACTTGATTTTTCGATCAAAATGGGCTGAAATTAATGGTGCCATGGGTGACCTTGGCACCTATATACCTATAGTGCTTGCTCTCACTCTAGCTAAGGACCTTAACCTTGGCACCACATTGATTTTCAATG GTATCTACAACATCATAACCGGTGTCATTTATGGGATCCCTATGCCAGTCCAACCGATGAAGTCCATCGCGGCTCAGGCCTTATCCGACAAAGATTTCGGAATACCGGAGATCATGACTGCTGGAATCTTAACCGGCGGCACGTTGTTCATACTTGGGATCACAGGATTAATGCAGCTAGTGTACAAAATAATTCCTTTATCAGTTGTGAGAGGAATTCAATTAGCACAAGGTTTGTCATTTGCTTTAACAGCTGTTAAATATGTAAGAAAAGTGCAAGATCTTCCAAAGTCTAAATCTTTAGGCCAAAGACCTTGGTTTGGTTTAGATGGATTGGTTCTAGCTATTGTTTGTGCTTGTTTCATTGTGATAGTGAATGGAGCTGGCGAAAAAAATCGCGGCTGTTGCGGTGATCCACAAAGTGATAATTTAGATGGCCAAACCCAAAAGAGTGATAATGAAAGTGGAAGAAAAAGTAAGATGAATAGAttaagaaaaattgttttttcacTTCCTTCTGCTTTATTAGTCTTTGTTTTGGGAATTGTTTTGGTGTTTATAAGAAAGCATGAAGTTATACATGAAATTAAATTTGGACCCTCTTCGATAGAAGTAGTGAAATTCACTAAACATGCATGGAAAAAAGGTTTTATTAAGGGTGCAATTCCACAACTTCCATTATCAGTTTTGAACTCTGTGATAGCTGTTTGTAAATTATCAACAGATCTTTTTCCTGAAAAGGAATTTTCAGTTACATCAATTTCAGTTACAGTTGGATTAATGAATTTAGTTGGTTCATGGTTTGGTGCTATGCCAACATGTCATGGTGCTGGTGGATTAGCAGGACAGTATAAATTTGGTGGAAGAAGTGGAGGGTGTGTGGCACTTCTTGGTGTTGCAAAATTGGTATTAGGATTGGTTTTAGGTACTTCTTTGGCACATATATTGAAGATGTTTCCTGTTGGAATATTAGGAGTGTTACTTTTGTTTGCTGGTATTGAATTAGCTATGTGTGCTAGAGATATGAATAGTAAAGAAGATTCATTTGTTGCACTTATTTGTACTGCTGTTTCATTGGTTGGATCAAGTGCTGCTCTTGGATTTTTGGTTGGAATGATTGTTTATGTCATTCTTAAGTTAAGGAATTGGACTAGTGATAAATCACTTTCTTGCATTTGGAACCAGAAAAGTCCAAATTAA